One segment of Paenibacillus sp. FSL R7-0337 DNA contains the following:
- a CDS encoding sugar ABC transporter permease: protein MNQLLTKRKKLKLESDSGWGYAFIAVALIAFSLFTAYPVINAFIISLQKYRPLGSTYVGLENFVNSFSDELFWKALKNTLVYTLLTVPFNILLSFLVAILIMPFKKKTQTIFKAVYYLPAVASGVSLAVVWLWIFDPLKSGIANQAVGLFGISNQNWLGSSATAMFSLVLMSWLSSHGTAIIIYLAALLSIDNSYYEAADIDGATFLQKLRYIVIPFLKPTTLFLLVTGVIGSFQVFQNAYLMTGGGPDHATTMVGLLIFNNAFTYFEFGEAAAQSLLLAAVIALISFFQFKILGKDIEY, encoded by the coding sequence ATGAATCAATTGTTGACCAAAAGAAAAAAGCTGAAGCTCGAAAGTGACTCTGGCTGGGGATACGCGTTTATCGCAGTAGCACTTATTGCATTTTCTTTATTTACTGCCTATCCGGTAATCAATGCCTTTATAATCAGCCTGCAGAAATATCGTCCACTAGGGTCCACTTATGTCGGCCTGGAGAACTTCGTCAATTCCTTTTCAGATGAGCTGTTCTGGAAAGCGCTGAAAAATACATTGGTCTATACGCTGTTAACCGTTCCATTTAATATTTTACTGTCCTTCCTTGTTGCCATTCTGATTATGCCTTTTAAGAAAAAAACACAAACTATATTTAAAGCGGTATATTATTTGCCGGCTGTAGCTTCAGGGGTATCTCTTGCTGTCGTATGGCTGTGGATCTTTGATCCGCTAAAATCAGGTATTGCCAATCAAGCGGTCGGACTTTTTGGTATCAGTAATCAGAACTGGCTGGGTTCGAGTGCAACGGCCATGTTTTCACTTGTATTAATGTCCTGGCTGTCAAGTCATGGTACAGCGATCATTATCTATCTGGCTGCACTGCTCAGTATTGATAACAGTTATTATGAAGCAGCTGATATTGATGGGGCGACTTTTTTGCAAAAGCTGCGGTATATTGTCATTCCTTTCCTTAAGCCAACAACGCTATTCCTGCTGGTTACAGGGGTCATAGGTTCCTTCCAGGTGTTCCAGAACGCTTATCTGATGACAGGCGGCGGACCAGACCATGCCACAACCATGGTGGGATTGTTAATCTTTAACAATGCGTTCACATATTTCGAGTTTGGGGAGGCAGCGGCCCAATCCTTGCTTCTGGCAGCGGTTATTGCCTTGATCTCATTCTTCCAATTTAAGATTTTAGGTAAAGACATAGAATACTAG
- a CDS encoding PIG-L family deacetylase produces MSGKLTVLAIGAHVGDVELASGGVLASHSLKGDRIVTLALTPGERGVPAGQDMKEYRQQKIKEAESFADMLGGEAVVFDYCDGELPDNQEIRLEVCDVIRRVKPDIIITHWRNSMHKDHALTHHIVNDARFFASLSSFERELPAHFAAKLYYSENWEDAVDYVPYVYVDFDQAAYDLWIEALGQHWFVTNSKSFKYMDYYKALAVVRGCEARKTYAEAFMVPAETMKIRQSGLA; encoded by the coding sequence ATGAGCGGAAAGTTGACGGTCTTAGCGATTGGAGCGCATGTTGGGGATGTGGAATTGGCGTCCGGCGGTGTACTGGCCAGCCATAGCTTAAAAGGAGACCGGATCGTAACCTTGGCTTTAACTCCAGGTGAAAGAGGCGTGCCGGCCGGGCAGGATATGAAGGAGTACCGCCAGCAAAAAATCAAAGAGGCAGAGAGTTTCGCTGATATGCTGGGCGGTGAAGCCGTTGTTTTTGATTATTGTGACGGAGAGCTGCCAGACAATCAGGAGATTCGGCTGGAGGTCTGCGATGTGATCCGCCGCGTGAAGCCGGACATTATCATCACCCATTGGAGAAACAGTATGCATAAGGATCATGCTCTGACCCATCATATCGTGAACGATGCAAGGTTTTTTGCCAGCCTGTCCTCTTTTGAGCGTGAGCTTCCTGCTCATTTTGCCGCAAAGCTGTATTATTCGGAAAACTGGGAAGATGCTGTGGACTATGTCCCTTACGTATACGTGGATTTTGATCAGGCGGCTTATGATTTATGGATTGAGGCGTTAGGCCAGCATTGGTTTGTGACGAACAGCAAATCTTTTAAATATATGGATTACTATAAAGCGTTGGCCGTTGTCCGGGGCTGTGAAGCAAGAAAAACCTATGCCGAAGCCTTCATGGTCCCTGCCGAGACGATGAAAATCAGACAATCGGGGCTTGCGTGA
- a CDS encoding carbohydrate ABC transporter permease: MGLFNNNIKSKGSLFARNGLIITALLLFAAATIFPIYFMIISSFGDPVEAGAMSYSLIPAKISFESYKFFFNFSAHSWDWLKNSFIVAACITVSNVFFATLAGYAFAKMKFRGKGILFAILLGSMMIPTQVTQVPLYILIVNIFELQNTYTALIMPSIVTVYNIFLVKQFMSSIPVEIIEAAKIEGCSQPKIFWYIIMPLSKTVMAVLAILTFMAAWNDFFWPFLVTNTMDMQTIQVGLKNFRFANTTYFAPMMAGATISAVPMFILFFSLQKYFLEGVAVGAVKG, translated from the coding sequence ATGGGGTTGTTCAACAATAATATCAAAAGCAAAGGATCGCTGTTCGCCCGTAATGGTCTGATCATTACAGCCCTTCTCCTGTTTGCCGCAGCGACCATTTTCCCGATATACTTTATGATCATTTCCTCGTTCGGTGATCCGGTAGAAGCTGGCGCAATGAGCTATTCGCTGATCCCGGCAAAGATTTCCTTTGAGTCTTATAAATTCTTTTTTAACTTCAGCGCCCATTCCTGGGATTGGTTAAAAAATTCTTTTATTGTAGCAGCTTGTATTACGGTATCAAACGTATTTTTCGCCACGCTTGCAGGATACGCTTTTGCCAAAATGAAATTTAGAGGAAAAGGCATTCTGTTCGCTATTCTGCTGGGGTCCATGATGATCCCTACTCAAGTCACCCAGGTTCCGCTGTATATATTGATCGTGAATATTTTTGAATTGCAAAATACGTATACAGCGCTGATTATGCCGAGCATTGTCACGGTGTATAACATTTTTCTGGTCAAGCAGTTCATGTCCTCCATTCCGGTGGAAATTATTGAAGCTGCCAAAATCGAAGGCTGCTCCCAGCCTAAAATCTTCTGGTATATCATTATGCCGCTGTCCAAAACGGTTATGGCCGTGCTGGCCATCCTGACGTTTATGGCAGCATGGAATGACTTCTTCTGGCCGTTCCTGGTTACCAACACAATGGATATGCAGACGATTCAGGTGGGACTCAAAAACTTCCGTTTTGCGAATACCACTTACTTTGCACCTATGATGGCCGGGGCAACCATTTCTGCCGTTCCGATGTTTATTTTGTTCTTCAGCCTACAGAAGTATTTCCTTGAAGGAGTAGCCGTCGGAGCGGTGAAAGGATGA
- a CDS encoding GNAT family N-acetyltransferase produces the protein MMQIRLFSMEDFSGVVALWNREATKYDYKPFTEQEFQDTFINHAYFDAECMWVGFNEQGIVGFAAGCSGDDLPLGDVAGYITTVIIDSGAASLELYDAFLQRMETRFRQLGKSQAEVLFFNPVKLKWTIPSAPQHEHNNAPGISTDQPLYDALIARGYADRATQCGMHLKLGDFSVPEDIAVKESKANREGYQVTHYAPAVHKGLEAMLAALQNPQWERDVAAFVKNGEPLVVAVHGSEVVGFAGPIMVEPDGRAFFCGIGVHPEYEGHGLGSVLFFRMVEAFQTAGCQYISLFTGSNNPALRIYQKAGFLVEKQFSILRREL, from the coding sequence ATGATGCAAATCAGACTCTTCTCCATGGAAGATTTTTCTGGAGTGGTCGCGCTCTGGAACCGGGAGGCTACGAAGTATGACTACAAGCCGTTTACCGAACAGGAATTTCAGGACACATTTATTAATCATGCTTATTTCGATGCGGAGTGTATGTGGGTAGGCTTTAATGAACAAGGGATTGTAGGTTTTGCAGCCGGCTGCAGCGGGGATGACCTTCCGCTCGGCGATGTGGCGGGCTATATTACGACCGTAATTATAGATTCGGGTGCCGCTTCTTTAGAGCTGTACGATGCCTTTTTGCAGCGCATGGAAACAAGGTTCCGGCAGCTTGGGAAAAGTCAGGCGGAGGTGTTGTTCTTTAACCCTGTTAAGCTGAAATGGACGATTCCAAGCGCACCGCAGCATGAACACAATAATGCCCCGGGTATTAGTACAGACCAGCCGTTATATGATGCTTTAATCGCTAGAGGGTATGCAGACCGGGCGACACAATGCGGCATGCACCTGAAGCTGGGTGACTTTAGTGTTCCTGAAGATATTGCAGTCAAAGAAAGCAAAGCAAACAGAGAAGGCTATCAGGTTACTCATTATGCCCCCGCTGTTCATAAAGGGCTTGAAGCCATGCTTGCAGCCCTGCAGAATCCGCAGTGGGAGAGGGATGTAGCAGCATTTGTAAAGAATGGTGAACCTCTTGTGGTGGCAGTTCATGGCAGTGAGGTTGTGGGTTTTGCAGGTCCAATTATGGTCGAACCGGATGGCCGGGCATTTTTTTGCGGGATCGGGGTACACCCGGAGTATGAGGGACATGGTCTGGGCAGTGTCCTGTTTTTCCGGATGGTTGAAGCTTTTCAGACTGCAGGTTGTCAATATATCTCTTTGTTCACTGGCAGCAATAACCCGGCTCTTCGAATCTATCAAAAAGCAGGATTTCTTGTTGAAAAACAATTTTCCATATTGCGGAGGGAGCTGTAA
- the murQ gene encoding N-acetylmuramic acid 6-phosphate etherase has translation MNDYLAGLTTEAVNPDTLMIDECTTEQMVQLMNQQDALVSAAVANEIPQIARAVDILHNRLSAGGRMFYIGAGTSGRLGVLDASECPPTFGTDPSLVQGYIAGGDIALRNAVEGCEDDEEEGISLVESIGVTEQDVVIGISASGSAKFVISALAKAKELGAATIGVCNNKDSKFEPIVDICISPVVGPEVISGSTRLKAGTAQKLVLNMLTTCTMVKLGKTYNNLMVDLKASNFKLIDRSLRIIMNTTGVETQAASETLKKAGMNCKLAIMMIKTGLDAKAAEEALEANGGRLKQAILSLN, from the coding sequence ATGAATGACTACCTTGCGGGATTAACTACAGAAGCCGTGAATCCGGACACCCTGATGATTGATGAATGTACAACTGAACAAATGGTCCAGTTAATGAATCAGCAGGATGCTCTGGTCTCCGCAGCCGTCGCTAACGAAATTCCGCAGATTGCAAGGGCGGTAGATATTCTGCACAACAGGCTGTCTGCCGGCGGGAGAATGTTTTACATAGGAGCCGGCACATCCGGAAGATTGGGTGTTTTGGATGCTTCCGAATGTCCTCCTACCTTTGGTACAGATCCTTCCCTGGTACAAGGATATATCGCTGGGGGTGATATTGCTTTACGGAATGCGGTTGAAGGCTGTGAAGACGATGAGGAGGAAGGGATCTCATTAGTCGAAAGCATCGGGGTGACAGAGCAGGATGTAGTTATCGGCATTTCGGCAAGCGGGAGTGCCAAGTTTGTGATTTCAGCTTTGGCGAAGGCGAAGGAGCTTGGGGCAGCTACCATCGGTGTGTGCAACAACAAGGACTCCAAGTTTGAACCCATTGTAGATATTTGTATTTCACCTGTTGTAGGACCGGAGGTCATTAGCGGCTCGACCCGGTTAAAGGCGGGAACGGCTCAAAAGCTGGTGCTTAATATGCTTACAACATGTACTATGGTCAAATTAGGGAAAACGTATAACAACTTAATGGTTGATTTAAAAGCCAGCAATTTCAAGCTGATAGACCGCTCCCTCCGCATTATTATGAATACGACGGGGGTAGAGACCCAAGCTGCCTCAGAGACACTTAAAAAAGCAGGAATGAATTGTAAGCTGGCCATCATGATGATTAAAACGGGGTTAGATGCAAAGGCGGCAGAAGAAGCGCTTGAAGCAAATGGAGGACGCCTCAAACAAGCGATCCTATCATTGAATTAG
- a CDS encoding extracellular solute-binding protein, with amino-acid sequence MKKRNGSTLLLSAIMMMSLLSACGGNANNTADSANSGNTGSGGAGKDTITALLPPVSANYQARFADMEKEFNALHPNLTLKIEPASWEDMTQKLDTQVNAGSPPDIAWIGASGLSKYAALDVLIDLNPVLSDEVKADYDEVPMKYFQLGNAQYGLPAYMEIHTIGGNKQFLEEAGIDWKSIQQNGWTYDEFRKAIAKGVVKNDKGETSRYGFVFATSGVTSKDYLAILAKTAGLPDYFDKDLKYTYTSKKFLGLLTAIREMIDDGSMPKELSSIDAGKRWNMFLTGQTMITGKGLSAFENSARLNNEKIKANDGSAVADSIEVDYISLPVPTFNGADYIPTSIVDGYIALRGKKEPSEEHIKNIALAVNFLSSGSIAANYSNELFLTPITESARKAEVLEKFPRNEDNVAAGKAMMAKALPARTDIPTEQAAEALKIETEVIIPKLQALLADEITPQEMYDAVKASAVKSFGEDGVVAD; translated from the coding sequence ATGAAAAAAAGAAATGGTTCAACGCTGCTTTTGTCAGCAATCATGATGATGTCGCTGTTATCCGCCTGTGGAGGGAACGCAAATAACACTGCGGATTCTGCAAATTCCGGAAACACAGGCAGCGGCGGTGCGGGAAAAGATACAATAACTGCATTATTACCTCCGGTATCGGCTAATTACCAGGCCCGCTTTGCTGATATGGAAAAAGAATTTAATGCACTGCATCCTAATTTGACGCTGAAAATCGAACCGGCGAGCTGGGAAGATATGACACAAAAGCTGGATACACAAGTCAATGCAGGCTCCCCTCCGGATATTGCCTGGATCGGTGCCTCCGGACTTTCGAAATATGCAGCACTAGATGTACTAATCGATCTGAACCCAGTCCTGTCTGACGAAGTTAAGGCGGATTATGACGAAGTTCCAATGAAGTATTTTCAATTGGGGAACGCCCAGTACGGCCTGCCCGCGTATATGGAAATCCACACCATCGGCGGTAATAAACAATTCCTTGAAGAAGCCGGAATTGACTGGAAGAGTATTCAGCAAAACGGCTGGACCTATGATGAGTTCCGGAAAGCTATTGCAAAAGGCGTAGTAAAAAATGATAAAGGTGAAACCAGCCGTTACGGTTTCGTATTCGCGACCTCCGGTGTAACTTCTAAAGATTACCTGGCTATTCTTGCTAAAACTGCGGGTCTGCCGGATTACTTCGACAAGGACCTCAAATACACGTATACAAGCAAAAAATTCCTGGGCCTGCTGACAGCGATCCGTGAAATGATCGACGATGGTTCTATGCCTAAAGAGTTAAGCTCCATCGATGCCGGCAAACGCTGGAATATGTTCCTGACCGGCCAAACGATGATCACCGGTAAAGGCTTGTCGGCATTTGAAAACTCCGCCCGTCTGAACAATGAGAAAATTAAAGCGAACGATGGATCAGCTGTTGCGGATTCGATCGAAGTGGATTACATTTCACTTCCTGTACCAACCTTCAACGGTGCCGATTATATCCCTACTTCCATAGTAGATGGTTATATCGCACTCCGTGGTAAAAAAGAGCCTTCAGAAGAACATATCAAAAATATTGCCCTGGCGGTGAATTTCCTGTCTTCCGGTTCGATTGCTGCCAACTATAGTAATGAGCTGTTCTTAACACCAATTACCGAGTCTGCACGTAAAGCAGAAGTGCTTGAAAAATTCCCGCGTAACGAAGACAACGTAGCTGCAGGTAAAGCAATGATGGCCAAAGCGCTCCCGGCCCGCACAGATATTCCTACGGAGCAGGCTGCTGAAGCGCTCAAAATTGAAACAGAAGTGATTATTCCTAAACTGCAGGCATTGCTTGCCGATGAGATTACCCCGCAAGAGATGTATGATGCAGTTAAAGCATCTGCCGTCAAATCCTTCGGTGAAGATGGTGTGGTCGCTGACTAG
- a CDS encoding anhydro-N-acetylmuramic acid kinase — translation MMGGPAEVNVTYLVGLMSGTSVDGIDAAVIKLSSTTDTEYGIKTELLAFENTPFPAHVRSSIFELFDPSKATVDKVGAMNMWLGELYARAVVSVIRNCGLAPSQIFAIGSHGQTIYHAPEEKRMDGYNLHCTVQIGEGAVIANRTGIPCISDFRVADMAMDGQGAPLVPFTEYLLFNHPEKTSLLQNIGGIGNVTVLPANASPEEVYAYDTGPGNMIIDGLVSHLFAPMTMDAGGEIAAGGEVIDQLLKWMQQDEYYTLPLPKSTGRERFGQQYVAQILQMMEANRWKAEDVIATVTRLTAWSIADSYERYIAPQHQAQRLLVGGGGSYNPTLLRDLRQLFAPFGVQVLTQEDIGGNSDAKEAVAFAVLAYHTMRRLPNNIPQVTGASRPVVMGKISWPYPEHRGLE, via the coding sequence ATGATGGGCGGCCCAGCTGAAGTAAATGTTACCTATCTGGTTGGCTTGATGTCCGGCACATCGGTAGACGGTATTGATGCAGCGGTAATTAAACTTTCGTCTACGACGGACACAGAGTATGGAATAAAGACGGAATTACTGGCTTTTGAGAATACTCCGTTTCCAGCGCATGTCAGAAGTTCGATATTCGAGCTGTTTGATCCTTCCAAGGCTACGGTGGATAAGGTAGGCGCAATGAACATGTGGCTGGGGGAATTATACGCCCGGGCAGTAGTGTCGGTGATCCGCAACTGCGGGCTTGCGCCTTCCCAAATATTTGCGATAGGATCCCATGGCCAAACGATCTATCATGCACCGGAAGAGAAGAGGATGGACGGCTATAACCTGCACTGTACGGTACAGATCGGAGAAGGTGCAGTGATAGCGAACCGGACGGGCATTCCCTGCATATCAGATTTTCGGGTTGCTGACATGGCAATGGATGGACAGGGAGCGCCTTTGGTGCCTTTTACTGAATATTTATTGTTTAACCATCCGGAGAAAACATCACTTTTGCAGAATATTGGAGGAATAGGGAATGTAACGGTTCTTCCTGCCAATGCTTCTCCCGAAGAGGTGTATGCCTACGATACAGGGCCCGGAAATATGATTATTGACGGTCTTGTATCCCATTTATTTGCGCCAATGACGATGGATGCCGGTGGTGAAATTGCTGCGGGCGGTGAGGTTATTGATCAGCTTTTGAAATGGATGCAGCAGGATGAGTATTATACGCTGCCTTTACCGAAATCTACGGGCAGAGAACGGTTTGGACAACAATATGTTGCTCAAATACTTCAGATGATGGAGGCGAATCGCTGGAAAGCTGAGGATGTAATTGCCACGGTAACACGCTTGACAGCATGGAGTATTGCCGACAGCTATGAACGTTATATTGCCCCGCAGCATCAGGCTCAGCGATTGCTGGTTGGCGGCGGAGGGAGCTATAACCCGACGTTATTGCGCGATTTGCGGCAGTTATTTGCTCCCTTCGGAGTGCAGGTGCTGACACAGGAGGATATTGGCGGCAACAGTGATGCCAAGGAAGCCGTTGCTTTTGCTGTGCTGGCTTATCATACGATGAGACGTCTGCCGAATAATATCCCTCAGGTAACCGGAGCTTCCCGGCCGGTAGTCATGGGCAAAATTTCTTGGCCCTACCCGGAACACAGGGGGTTGGAATGA